One window from the genome of Salvia miltiorrhiza cultivar Shanhuang (shh) chromosome 7, IMPLAD_Smil_shh, whole genome shotgun sequence encodes:
- the LOC130994508 gene encoding ankyrin repeat-containing protein At5g02620-like, whose protein sequence is MVREVIRKKLYDAATLGDATTFQQLLQEDPYLLDVVSFPDSRNLLHIATRSGHASIVEEILRINQHLAWSLDSQKSSSLHIAAAKWTVEIASKLLAIAPQMCWLHDCHGMNPVHIAAMNGHVEILEEFIRHDRLPATEKVDHRQTVLHLCVKHGQLRVLHIESAILP, encoded by the coding sequence ATGGTTCGAGAAGTAATTAGAAAAAAGCTTTACGATGCAGCAACACTAGGTGATGCAACAACGTTTCAACAACTACTCCAAGAAGATCCATATCTTCTCGATGTAGTTTCATTTCCCGATTCAAGAAATCTCCTCCACATAGCAACAAGAAGCGGACATGCATCCATTGTTGAAGAGATATTAAGGATCAACCAACATCTAGCCTGGAGTTTGGATTCCCAAAAATCGTCGTCTCTTCACATCGCAGCAGCAAAATGGACAGTCGAAATCGCCTCAAAATTGCTAGCAATCGCCCCTCAGATGTGCTGGCTGCACGACTGCCACGGCATGAATCCAGTTCATATTGCCGCCATGAATGGGCATGTTGAGATCTTGGAAGAGTTCATTCGACACGACCGTTTGCCTGCAACGGAGAAGGTGGATCACAGACAGACCGTCTTGCATTTGTGTGTGAAACATGGTCAGCTTAGAGTATTGCACATAGAATCCGCGATTCTGCCCTAA